The Providencia sp. PROV188 genome includes a region encoding these proteins:
- a CDS encoding diacylglycerol kinase, protein MASQTKGLTRVIKAAGYSLKGLKAAWVNEAAFRQEAIAAIIAIIIAFYLDISQIDRVLLIGSVVLVAIVELINSAIEAVVDRIGSEYHELSGRAKDIGSAAVFVTIGLALFIWGTVLWARYFTA, encoded by the coding sequence ATGGCAAGTCAAACTAAGGGACTCACTCGAGTCATCAAAGCGGCTGGATACTCCCTTAAAGGTTTAAAAGCAGCATGGGTAAATGAAGCTGCATTTCGTCAAGAAGCGATTGCTGCTATCATTGCGATAATTATAGCTTTTTACTTGGATATTAGCCAAATTGACAGAGTTTTGTTGATTGGTTCAGTTGTATTAGTCGCAATCGTTGAGTTAATTAACAGTGCAATTGAGGCGGTTGTTGATCGTATTGGCAGTGAATACCATGAATTATCTGGGCGAGCGAAAGATATCGGCTCCGCAGCCGTGTTCGTCACGATAGGATTAGCTCTGTTTATCTGGGGAACCGTATTATGGGCACGTTATTTTACGGCTTAG
- the lexA gene encoding transcriptional repressor LexA, protein MKALTARQQQVYDLVRDHISQTGMPPTRAEIAASLGFRSPNAAEEHLKALARKGVIEIVSGASRGIRLLLEEESEDLGLPLIGRVAAGEPLLAQEHIESHYQVDPELFKPHADFLLRVNGMSMKDIGIMDGDLLAVHKTQNVHNGQIVVARIEDEVTVKRFKQQGNRVELIAENSDFAPIVVDLREQNFTIEGLAVGVIRNSDWH, encoded by the coding sequence ATGAAAGCACTGACAGCTCGACAACAGCAAGTTTACGATCTGGTGCGTGACCACATTTCGCAAACGGGCATGCCACCAACACGCGCTGAGATAGCAGCAAGTTTGGGTTTTCGTTCGCCTAATGCGGCAGAAGAACATTTAAAAGCCTTAGCTCGTAAAGGGGTAATTGAGATTGTTTCTGGAGCTTCCAGAGGCATTCGTCTGTTGTTAGAAGAAGAATCCGAAGATTTAGGACTTCCTCTGATTGGACGTGTTGCTGCTGGCGAACCATTGCTTGCACAAGAACATATTGAAAGCCATTACCAAGTCGACCCAGAATTATTTAAACCACACGCAGACTTTTTATTACGCGTAAATGGTATGTCGATGAAAGATATCGGTATCATGGATGGTGATTTACTTGCGGTACATAAAACACAGAATGTCCATAATGGGCAAATTGTTGTGGCACGTATCGAAGATGAAGTTACTGTTAAACGCTTTAAGCAACAAGGCAATCGCGTTGAGCTTATTGCTGAAAACTCTGATTTTGCACCAATTGTGGTTGATTTACGCGAACAGAATTTTACTATCGAAGGTCTAGCTGTTGGGGTTATCCGTAACAGTGACTGGCATTGA
- the zur gene encoding zinc uptake transcriptional repressor Zur — MKTISEDMLLTTAERICQSRGVRLTPQRETVLRLIAQQHGAISAYDLLDLLREIEPQAKPPTVYRGLEFLMEQGFIHKIESTNSYVVCHHVDNPSHISVMLICDNCGNVTESDCTTIEQAISTLAEENHFHLRHTVVENHGLCQKCFEISNCQDHEHCEHNHHATVSSKKK, encoded by the coding sequence ATGAAAACAATCAGTGAAGACATGCTGCTTACGACGGCCGAACGTATTTGTCAGTCTCGAGGCGTGCGTTTGACCCCACAAAGAGAGACTGTTCTGCGATTAATTGCGCAGCAACACGGTGCGATCAGTGCTTATGATCTACTAGATTTACTGCGTGAAATAGAGCCTCAGGCTAAACCCCCTACCGTTTATCGCGGTTTAGAGTTCCTCATGGAACAAGGATTTATTCATAAAATTGAATCCACAAACAGCTATGTGGTTTGTCACCATGTGGATAATCCAAGCCATATTTCAGTGATGTTGATTTGCGATAATTGTGGCAATGTGACCGAAAGTGACTGCACGACTATCGAACAAGCGATTAGCACACTAGCGGAAGAAAATCATTTTCATCTCAGGCATACGGTGGTAGAAAACCATGGTTTATGTCAAAAATGTTTTGAGATTTCCAATTGCCAAGATCATGAACACTGTGAGCATAACCATCACGCCACGGTCAGTTCAAAAAAGAAGTGA
- a CDS encoding fimbrial protein, whose amino-acid sequence MKLNKLALTLALGLGVGVSGVALAADPVESSQGEIRFTGFINDVPCSIDADNLKQLVEFGEIALHELTSNQFRSDSKAFDIVLKNCSTETYKNAKITFTGSTVNGFQGFTGDLLGLGGKVKNAGIVITNGADKIVEFGKAFPGTGDGYALNNGDGSQTTLHFAAYVKGNEDPTQKATTGRFDTVANFKIVYQ is encoded by the coding sequence ATGAAACTGAATAAATTAGCATTAACTCTAGCTTTAGGTTTAGGTGTTGGCGTTTCAGGTGTTGCTTTAGCTGCTGATCCAGTAGAAAGCTCACAAGGTGAAATCCGTTTTACTGGTTTCATTAACGACGTTCCATGTTCAATCGATGCTGACAACCTGAAGCAATTAGTTGAATTCGGCGAAATCGCGTTACACGAACTGACTTCTAACCAATTCCGTTCAGACAGCAAAGCGTTCGATATCGTTCTGAAAAACTGCTCTACTGAAACTTACAAAAACGCAAAAATCACATTTACTGGTTCTACAGTAAACGGTTTCCAAGGCTTCACTGGTGACTTACTGGGCTTAGGCGGTAAAGTTAAAAACGCTGGTATCGTAATCACTAACGGCGCTGACAAAATCGTTGAATTCGGTAAAGCATTCCCAGGTACTGGTGACGGCTACGCGTTAAACAATGGTGACGGTTCACAAACTACTCTGCACTTCGCAGCGTACGTTAAAGGTAACGAAGATCCAACTCAAAAAGCTACTACAGGTCGTTTTGACACTGTAGCTAACTTCAAAATTGTTTACCAATAA
- a CDS encoding fimbria/pilus outer membrane usher protein codes for MKLNLITKLMLLMLTPMVAFSEEAVDFNTDFIDSEGKENVDFSKFSHANYVPPGDYSLAIEVNRAKVSMEQPITFFNPNYDDKVSLACITPEIYALLGLKKEWNSQVKWLDDGKCLDIRSVPDMTIQGDLAKNVVQFNIPQAYMEYSDPDWDPPSRWDDGIMGAFIDYNATGRVVNRQTGDKGTKSGLTATGTMGANFGAWRLRADWQTQNGELNKGSKSWSWNQLYAYRAIRSLSARLTIGEQYLASNLFDSIRYLGASLETNESMLPPRLQGYAPEIAGVAKTNATVMVKQDGRIIYQTEVSPGPFRIQDVNSFGGGTLDVVIQEQDGTTSSYRVETSRLGTLTRPGQLIYQFVMGKPTKDDHDTQGPAFSMGSLSWGATNNITVYGGLQASSEYQNVAFGLGRDFAPFGVLSGNINISRAQMGRLDDNETLTGNSYNLTYSKQFDEINSQITFAGYRFSERNYMSMSQFIDRRYKGDKVDSGKELYTIIFGTAFPDYNANMYLNYSHQTYWNRASTNQYNFTLSNYFDIGKVKNISLSLTAYKTKSRDRDDDGVYLNLMIPLNKNESSISYSSSFSGGNNSNNVNYYSRIDNRSSYSVSAGNWDKDKVTTAGTYSYDGDRSQLNLSGTYIQDNQTAVSMQLKGGMTMTPEGGAIHRNNSVRGGSRILVDTNGVADVPILNGVTPIKTNRYGKAVVTSVMDYNRNNLNIDLKNVPDNAEALQSTQYATLTEGAIGYRKFNVITGEKLMGIISLADGSYPPFGASVKNAKKIEVGIISDKGFVYLAGVNPSESLDVTWGDDTSCHIQLPEKLDSNMEHDVLLPCK; via the coding sequence ATGAAGCTAAATCTAATTACAAAATTAATGCTTTTAATGTTAACGCCAATGGTTGCATTCTCTGAAGAGGCCGTTGATTTTAACACCGACTTCATTGATTCTGAAGGTAAAGAAAACGTCGACTTCAGTAAGTTCTCTCATGCCAACTATGTCCCTCCTGGGGATTACTCTTTAGCGATTGAAGTTAACCGCGCTAAAGTTTCTATGGAACAACCTATCACCTTTTTTAATCCTAATTACGACGACAAAGTTTCGTTGGCATGTATCACGCCTGAAATTTATGCATTATTGGGATTAAAAAAGGAGTGGAATAGCCAAGTCAAATGGCTAGATGATGGAAAATGTTTGGATATTCGCTCAGTTCCGGATATGACCATTCAAGGGGATTTGGCAAAGAACGTTGTACAGTTCAATATTCCTCAGGCCTACATGGAGTACTCAGACCCTGATTGGGACCCACCATCTCGTTGGGATGACGGGATTATGGGTGCATTTATTGACTATAACGCGACAGGACGCGTTGTTAATAGACAAACCGGCGATAAAGGAACGAAATCAGGTCTGACGGCCACAGGGACAATGGGTGCAAACTTCGGTGCATGGCGTTTGCGTGCCGATTGGCAAACTCAAAACGGTGAGCTGAATAAAGGTAGTAAATCATGGTCTTGGAACCAATTATACGCCTATAGAGCGATTCGTTCACTGAGTGCGCGTTTGACGATCGGGGAGCAATATTTAGCGTCAAACCTGTTTGACAGTATTCGTTATCTTGGTGCGAGTTTAGAAACCAACGAATCCATGCTGCCACCTCGCTTACAAGGCTATGCGCCTGAAATTGCGGGTGTTGCAAAAACGAATGCGACAGTCATGGTAAAACAAGATGGTCGTATTATTTATCAAACAGAAGTTAGCCCTGGTCCATTCCGTATTCAGGATGTGAACTCATTCGGTGGCGGTACGCTGGATGTAGTGATTCAAGAGCAAGATGGCACAACAAGCAGCTATCGAGTGGAAACCTCTCGACTGGGTACGTTGACACGCCCTGGTCAGCTGATTTATCAATTTGTGATGGGTAAACCGACAAAAGATGACCATGATACTCAAGGCCCTGCATTTAGCATGGGATCGCTCTCTTGGGGGGCGACAAACAATATCACGGTTTATGGTGGTTTACAGGCATCATCTGAATATCAAAACGTTGCATTTGGTTTAGGTCGTGACTTTGCGCCATTTGGTGTTTTATCGGGAAACATCAACATTTCTCGCGCGCAAATGGGGCGACTGGATGACAATGAAACGTTAACCGGTAACTCTTATAACCTGACGTATTCTAAGCAGTTTGATGAAATTAACAGCCAGATTACGTTTGCGGGTTATCGATTCTCTGAACGAAATTATATGTCAATGAGTCAGTTTATTGACCGTCGCTATAAAGGCGATAAGGTCGATAGCGGTAAAGAACTTTATACCATTATTTTTGGTACGGCGTTCCCGGATTATAACGCCAATATGTATTTGAACTATTCGCACCAAACCTATTGGAATAGAGCATCAACCAACCAGTATAACTTTACGCTTTCAAACTATTTTGATATTGGCAAAGTAAAAAATATCAGCCTGAGTTTAACAGCTTATAAAACGAAATCACGTGACCGTGATGATGATGGCGTTTATTTAAACCTCATGATCCCATTAAATAAAAATGAGTCGAGCATAAGTTATTCCAGTTCCTTTTCTGGGGGGAATAACTCTAATAACGTTAACTATTATAGCCGAATTGATAATCGCTCTTCTTACTCTGTATCTGCAGGTAACTGGGATAAAGATAAAGTCACGACCGCGGGTACATATAGTTACGATGGCGATAGAAGCCAGCTGAATTTGAGTGGTACCTATATTCAGGATAACCAAACCGCCGTTTCTATGCAGTTAAAAGGCGGTATGACGATGACACCTGAAGGTGGCGCGATACACCGTAATAACTCAGTTCGTGGCGGATCCAGAATATTAGTCGATACTAATGGTGTCGCAGATGTACCCATCTTAAATGGAGTAACACCAATAAAAACTAACCGTTACGGTAAAGCGGTGGTCACCAGTGTGATGGACTATAACCGTAATAACTTAAATATTGATCTGAAAAATGTGCCGGATAATGCAGAAGCGCTGCAATCCACACAGTATGCAACTCTGACAGAAGGTGCCATTGGTTACCGTAAATTCAATGTCATCACGGGTGAAAAATTAATGGGAATTATCAGCTTAGCTGATGGAAGCTATCCACCATTTGGGGCTTCAGTGAAAAATGCGAAAAAAATAGAAGTCGGAATTATTTCAGATAAAGGTTTTGTTTACTTAGCGGGTGTTAACCCATCAGAGTCGCTTGATGTGACATGGGGTGATGATACTTCATGCCATATTCAACTGCCTGAAAAATTAGATAGCAACATGGAGCATGATGTTTTACTGCCATGTAAATAA
- a CDS encoding fimbria/pilus periplasmic chaperone, with amino-acid sequence MNLLTKRNAVAILSASLLAQSAYAAIAIDRTRVIYNEGDKSVSVGLSNEHKTSPYLAQAWIENDKDEKVNSPFIVTPPVHRLEADSKSQIKIQSVPAIAKLPKDQESVYYLNVREIPPRSEKANVLQIALQTKIKLFYRPAAIATKDRMETIPQENDIKLVKQGSGYVVKNPTPYFLSVTKLSKGKTEVADFEPIMVPPRGETSLGKNTGDIGASPTLVYLNDFGGTIDLKFNCSAVECSVVPRK; translated from the coding sequence ATGAATTTATTAACTAAACGCAATGCGGTCGCTATTTTAAGTGCCTCATTATTGGCTCAATCAGCTTATGCAGCCATTGCTATTGATAGAACTCGTGTGATTTACAACGAGGGCGATAAATCAGTGAGCGTAGGTTTAAGTAATGAACACAAAACCAGCCCTTATTTGGCGCAAGCATGGATAGAAAATGATAAAGATGAAAAAGTAAATTCACCTTTTATTGTGACTCCGCCAGTACACCGACTTGAGGCGGATTCAAAAAGCCAAATTAAAATTCAGTCTGTACCTGCTATCGCTAAATTACCGAAAGATCAGGAAAGCGTTTATTACCTAAACGTGCGAGAAATACCACCGCGCAGTGAGAAAGCCAATGTATTACAAATTGCGTTACAAACAAAAATTAAACTGTTCTATCGTCCCGCTGCGATTGCAACGAAAGATAGAATGGAAACTATTCCTCAAGAAAACGATATTAAACTGGTGAAACAGGGTAGTGGATATGTCGTTAAAAACCCAACCCCTTACTTCCTATCAGTCACTAAACTCAGCAAAGGTAAGACAGAAGTTGCCGATTTTGAACCTATTATGGTTCCACCACGTGGTGAAACTAGCTTAGGAAAAAATACAGGGGATATCGGGGCATCACCAACCTTAGTATATCTCAACGATTTTGGCGGTACGATTGACTTGAAATTTAACTGCAGCGCGGTTGAGTGTTCTGTCGTACCTAGAAAATAA
- a CDS encoding fimbrial protein, translated as MMSIKNLAKVLLISSTLFTSGALGFSGYLYVEIKGVVLSKPCQINNGQAIEVDFGDVMTTRIEGEVYKQPMDYTITCKDGVQPKLNMYIDGTPAAFDQRVLKTSVDNLGVLFKADTSDFPLKTRRAFNFASPTKLFAVLVKKSGTDLPAKAFTANATLKVEYQ; from the coding sequence ATGATGTCTATTAAAAATTTAGCCAAGGTATTATTGATATCATCGACTCTTTTTACGTCAGGTGCCCTTGGATTTTCAGGCTACCTGTATGTAGAAATTAAAGGTGTCGTCTTATCCAAACCCTGCCAGATTAATAATGGACAAGCCATAGAAGTCGATTTTGGCGATGTCATGACAACGCGTATTGAAGGTGAAGTGTATAAACAGCCAATGGACTACACCATTACCTGTAAAGACGGCGTTCAGCCAAAATTGAATATGTATATTGACGGCACGCCCGCTGCATTTGACCAGCGGGTGCTTAAAACGAGTGTCGATAATCTCGGTGTCCTTTTTAAGGCGGATACCAGCGATTTCCCATTAAAAACTAGGCGTGCCTTTAACTTTGCATCACCGACTAAATTATTTGCGGTGTTGGTGAAGAAAAGCGGTACTGATTTGCCAGCGAAAGCCTTCACGGCTAATGCGACACTCAAAGTTGAGTATCAATAA
- a CDS encoding fimbrial protein — translation MRDIYKLIGVFLLFILFPFSSTARDNETDILIKGNLITPPPCHIDNGKDIEVEFGNVSIKSIQGNAQKRQVNYQIQCEENKNNWAMYLTLNGAKSAFDTNGLNTGITNLAVKFQLGDQTLDLGKKYLINPSNPGVLWAVLVRDGNKELKTGDFIASGTMLVEYQ, via the coding sequence ATGCGGGACATTTATAAGCTTATTGGGGTGTTTTTACTGTTTATCTTATTTCCTTTCTCTTCAACGGCGAGAGATAACGAAACAGACATTCTGATTAAAGGTAATTTAATCACGCCGCCACCGTGCCATATTGATAATGGTAAAGATATTGAAGTGGAGTTTGGTAACGTTTCCATTAAATCCATTCAAGGTAATGCTCAAAAGAGACAAGTGAATTACCAAATCCAGTGTGAAGAAAACAAGAACAATTGGGCCATGTATTTAACATTAAATGGCGCAAAAAGTGCATTTGATACTAATGGGTTGAATACAGGAATTACCAATCTTGCGGTTAAATTTCAACTGGGCGATCAAACTTTAGATTTAGGCAAAAAATATTTAATTAACCCAAGTAACCCTGGGGTACTTTGGGCTGTATTGGTTCGTGATGGTAATAAAGAGCTGAAAACGGGCGACTTTATTGCAAGCGGAACCATGCTAGTGGAGTACCAATAA
- a CDS encoding fimbrial protein → MNKKIRFGILFALLGNLAAVATMPAQAAQNNMKIKGTLVNAPCVVLPENSKVEVDFGDIRLLDIYEPGFQFPNESFTLVLSDCDLTIAQKLKVKFSGTENLLLPGSLALTGSDLNPGLGIFIELTDGTPMKINQFSSLMPISKAGKNELQFNSFIKATSDVVNNKQVKVGKISATATFIFEYE, encoded by the coding sequence ATGAATAAGAAAATACGTTTTGGAATTTTATTTGCATTACTGGGAAACCTCGCTGCGGTAGCAACGATGCCTGCACAAGCCGCGCAGAATAATATGAAAATCAAAGGGACGCTGGTGAACGCACCTTGTGTGGTGTTACCAGAAAATTCAAAGGTTGAAGTCGATTTTGGTGATATCCGACTGTTGGATATCTATGAGCCGGGATTTCAATTTCCGAATGAATCCTTCACGTTAGTGTTGTCAGATTGCGATTTGACCATTGCACAAAAGTTGAAAGTGAAATTCTCTGGAACTGAAAACTTATTGTTACCGGGTTCCCTTGCGTTGACGGGCAGTGATTTAAACCCTGGATTAGGTATTTTTATTGAGTTAACTGATGGAACCCCGATGAAAATTAACCAATTTTCATCGCTAATGCCGATCAGTAAAGCGGGTAAGAATGAATTACAGTTTAATTCATTTATCAAAGCGACATCGGATGTTGTGAATAATAAACAAGTGAAAGTCGGTAAAATATCAGCCACTGCAACATTTATATTTGAGTACGAGTAA
- a CDS encoding MrpH family fimbial adhesin yields MGKRIQRLFLIPLLFISSLGYGSTYFSYVEDIVSSGSSHTYYYQFDYWRASSPTEPNPCVSVLGSGGARNCYFTINHLHTAPNIGGAGSRKDWECSINFATYPTMQSIIDAAQNQCGLSFPKRGDSRHSGAITADECVGIFLDTNRTNSSAKMLPGGICGIAPPPAGKCYFNYVANNRMELDHGTLNTGDLNGNTQRGFFSIVCNQNMRVKVSSNMLQEYVNLRPNGELMSRVTLNGQPAWFGTIINARANTNELVTVESVLKTNGTVAAGNFSGVITLVMTIP; encoded by the coding sequence ATGGGAAAACGAATTCAAAGGTTATTTTTAATACCGTTGCTTTTTATAAGCTCTCTTGGTTATGGGTCGACATATTTTTCGTATGTTGAAGACATTGTCTCTTCAGGGAGTAGCCATACCTATTATTACCAATTTGACTATTGGAGAGCTAGCTCTCCTACGGAACCAAACCCATGTGTTTCTGTTCTGGGTTCTGGTGGCGCTAGGAACTGTTATTTTACGATTAACCATTTACATACAGCGCCAAATATTGGGGGAGCAGGGTCTCGTAAAGACTGGGAGTGTTCCATAAATTTCGCGACTTACCCGACGATGCAATCAATTATTGATGCAGCGCAAAATCAATGCGGTTTAAGTTTTCCTAAAAGAGGGGATAGTCGTCACTCCGGAGCGATTACAGCAGATGAGTGTGTCGGTATCTTTTTAGACACAAACCGCACTAATAGTTCTGCGAAAATGCTACCCGGTGGGATCTGTGGTATTGCGCCACCACCTGCCGGTAAGTGCTATTTCAATTATGTTGCAAATAACCGAATGGAATTAGATCACGGTACATTGAACACTGGGGATCTGAATGGAAATACGCAGCGTGGATTCTTCTCGATTGTTTGTAACCAAAACATGCGAGTAAAAGTTTCTTCAAATATGTTGCAAGAGTATGTGAATTTACGTCCGAATGGTGAATTGATGTCACGAGTGACATTGAACGGTCAACCGGCTTGGTTTGGCACGATCATCAATGCAAGAGCAAATACGAATGAGCTTGTGACAGTAGAATCTGTATTGAAAACGAATGGTACGGTTGCAGCGGGTAACTTTAGTGGTGTAATTACACTGGTAATGACCATTCCATAA
- a CDS encoding FidL-like protein: MKKYLITAALAAVIIPITYVTFAKDKDDVKLCHSEIVWIKENGTPDGIILKSKMSLQVSDNHNGRMNFYGYIKNQETIYRLDRAIYFSYTPVDKKGNYLIVMNSSSVTNSDSTPNDVFTNFIQLEKDKIKYYVNVTRMEDNVYILKDEAYSAFTCYVE, encoded by the coding sequence ATGAAAAAGTATCTTATTACTGCGGCTCTAGCTGCGGTTATTATCCCCATTACTTATGTTACCTTTGCAAAAGATAAAGATGATGTAAAACTTTGTCATTCTGAAATTGTTTGGATAAAAGAAAATGGCACACCGGATGGTATTATCCTTAAATCTAAAATGTCATTACAGGTTTCAGACAATCATAATGGCAGAATGAATTTTTATGGTTATATAAAAAACCAAGAAACCATTTATCGATTAGATCGTGCTATTTATTTTTCCTATACACCGGTAGATAAAAAAGGTAATTATTTAATCGTGATGAATTCCTCATCAGTGACAAACTCTGATAGCACCCCTAATGACGTATTTACCAATTTCATTCAATTGGAAAAAGACAAAATAAAATATTATGTAAATGTGACTAGAATGGAGGATAATGTTTATATTTTGAAGGATGAGGCCTATTCTGCCTTCACCTGTTATGTTGAATAA
- a CDS encoding winged helix-turn-helix domain-containing protein has translation MIEKHDYTIDNKFIFEHRTSRIFLKDDPDQHIELSKPAARLFGEILLLNLKKGIATRDELLTNVWEEYGLVGSNNNLNTYISEIRKKLELVGIDPKTIVTVPKKGFRIDSHLSSIAMDNDNKQTVSNEIITSDNYGITETLVTPSKNLLIPQNTELTKVAISEGENEILELNTSISNSTDNSKTKPIATSEIIATKNSNLKGRMLLFAIISFIFIGSFYLFINTLKPNNDKRNSYTTFGSRDNCVFQSPIKMNEQAKKTNLDFINKKLDKYNIACEEPKRIIVLSDVNASYSFDKNAAISVCKEKNNKFDCVSINDQRI, from the coding sequence ATGATTGAAAAACATGATTATACAATCGATAACAAGTTTATTTTTGAGCACAGGACAAGTCGTATTTTTCTAAAAGATGATCCAGATCAACATATTGAATTATCTAAACCTGCCGCTCGATTATTTGGTGAAATCCTTTTATTAAATTTAAAGAAAGGTATTGCTACTCGAGACGAACTTCTTACAAATGTTTGGGAAGAATATGGTCTGGTTGGATCAAATAATAATTTAAACACCTATATCAGCGAAATAAGGAAAAAGCTTGAGCTGGTTGGTATTGATCCAAAAACAATTGTTACGGTTCCCAAAAAAGGATTTAGAATTGATAGTCATCTATCCAGTATTGCAATGGATAATGACAACAAGCAAACTGTATCCAATGAAATTATCACTTCAGATAATTATGGAATAACAGAAACACTTGTCACCCCATCTAAGAATTTGCTAATACCCCAAAATACTGAACTGACAAAAGTCGCTATTTCAGAGGGTGAAAATGAAATTTTAGAACTTAATACTTCAATAAGTAATAGCACCGATAATTCAAAGACGAAACCCATTGCAACTTCAGAAATCATTGCCACTAAAAATAGTAATCTAAAAGGTAGGATGCTTTTATTCGCTATCATTTCATTCATCTTTATTGGATCATTTTACTTATTTATCAATACACTAAAACCAAATAATGATAAAAGGAATAGCTATACAACATTTGGAAGCCGAGATAATTGCGTATTTCAATCTCCCATCAAAATGAATGAACAGGCAAAAAAAACCAATCTCGATTTTATTAATAAAAAGCTAGATAAATATAATATTGCCTGCGAAGAACCAAAACGAATTATTGTTCTTTCAGATGTCAATGCCTCTTACTCATTCGATAAAAATGCTGCAATTAGCGTTTGTAAAGAAAAAAATAATAAGTTTGACTGTGTTTCTATTAACGATCAGAGAATTTAA